The nucleotide sequence aggcaacattttgcttaaaatgaagacttcaaacaaggtaattttcttttacttcatcattttaaatgaaacaaagggcagtctttgCCGCTTAAAAAGCCCCATCTTTGTTTTAACcgaagtttgattaggtgattagtttcatcaaacactttgacaaacctgtttttaaaataatgttttgacagtgcttcaTCAGAAGgctgttttgtgaaaaggtttaagAAACTGAACTCTAAATTAAACTCTgataaaagaccgaaggcggggctccatAAGCGGcctagactgtgctatgtttcatttaaaatggtgaagaaatagtggttatctttgtttaaagtcttcattcgaaggaAAATGTTGCCTATCATTTATGATGTAAtttgtctgatcaataactatttataaatgtaaaaccCTTTCATTTCTTTAAGAAAGGGTTAATGTAGCAAGATGCCAACATTTAGACTTTTGTGTGtacattttgtgtaaaaatataGATTTTAAACTATCGGAATTATTTTTCGATTTTGAGATactaaaaatagtttaaaagactgtataaaacaaaaatgaaaactagGATTTAGCCAGTTTTTAAAAGGAGCAGTGTGCTGCAAAATAGGGACAGGGTCTGAACAGAGAAAAGGGCAAATTGTAAATTGCAAATCAGGCTGTGACgaacttgaacattatgaataaaTTTGACAATTTGTTAGGAATTGTGAATAATTGAAGAAATAGATTTCAATTGCAATATATGAAAagattgtatgtatttatattttaaaatcattttaaaaggtttaatcATAATTGATAATCATAAGCATTTAACTCTATgggggcagaagggtgcacatgctggtctccatgtgAGCAGAAGGGTGGCAACGAAAAAGGACAGGATAGAACACCCTTCCATTACGCTTTATTAAACTTTagaatatatgtacattgtaatatcattatgttgggaattggttttaaatttcatccactttaaactttaacataCAGTGAAACCCTGTGGGCTCAAACTGGCTTGACTCAAATTCCTATTTGGCTTGAACTGGATTTTAATGACCGATGTCTTAAACCTGAAAGTAAGCATTCcagcttggctcgatttttttAAGGCTtaaggtattttcgccggtcccttaGTATGAGGCAACGAGATTCGATTGTACAagaatcaaattttatttgttgttttcagatGACAAGCAATGTTAAAGAACCACAACAAAATGGAGATAAGAAAACAAGGTCACAACCCAATGAAGTTCCCAAGGAAAAGAAAGAGAAGAAATCCATCACCACAAAGACATTTGCTCATGGCATGATGGATGTCTCCCTTCTAACAAGCAATGCAACACAACTCAGAGCTGTGCTTTCAAATCCTGACCACGATTTTTACCGATTTCTTTTAATTCTCATTGGGCTTTCAATCACTTTGCAGATAATCTCAGGAGTGTTGTTAGTAGTGTCAGACTTTTATAAAACACAGGTTAAGGAAAAGGACCGACAGAATCAACGGAAGAGGAAAACTTTAAGTTTCATTTCACTTACGATGGTTATGATTGTAActgctttaaatattttgatctcAGCATTTTATACACCGGACGTACACGGCACCAACCATCATAGACATGCTCATCCACAAACGCCCAGTGAACCtattttttcccaatcttcTTATGCAGGATCTGAACCTACCAGCCACACAGAGTTGTGAAAAAATGTTTGCCTTCCTTCACTAGTGTAGCTTTGCACATTATGAAAGCACTATACTTATTAGGTGCTGCCGCTTTgcacttaaagggactagataccaaatggtcccaaaatcggcaaatacagtatttccttcAAACAttcctagaattgtcaatataaGTTAATATGATGCCGatgatacatcattttacatgattaaaagaatatttgatCACTGTCTTTGCTGAGTTTTTGTGTTGTattcaacaaaatcaatttcatgtaagtttttttattactggtaattttcttttttttttcttgcaatggtatcatctggtgtcttgtccctttaattAGTTAAAGCTGGTTTATTTAAAGTTGTTGAAGGGTACACTGACTTTTTCCAGTAGCATCCTTCTGCCTTCAAGGAGACCAGCATACATGTCCACTGTTTTGTCTTAATATTTGAATGCCTTTGATAATAAGACTGTTATGTTATGAAGAACGACAGCATGTGTAACTATTTATtgatacataaaatattgttgaGAATGGCCCAGCTCCGACTGCTAGAGATAAACTGACTGCCTGTGTTGGCTGGCTGGCCTTATCATACAAGGTGAACTATAAATAGCAGGGAGGAATTAATTAATTGCTTATAATGTtacaaagatatatttatttatttttgtttaagaccTATTATATGATCATActtcataaatacatacatgtacaaattaaaattaattagcAGCTGAAACCTTTCACTACTTTAAATGATAAGACAATTTCCATCATTTTCTGTCAAAGTCATCATTCAAGATTCATAGACCAATAATATTTGCACTTTTATCACTTAGCACCCTGAGCAGCAATGAAGTGAACTAACTTCATTATAATACCATCTTTAGgaaatttatcataataaaaatggtttgtttcagtatatatatatataaatatactgaaacaatccatttttattatatttataatgcacTCAGGTGATTTTTGTATTACAAGTTCTGAGTTGTTCATTGTTATGATGTCTTTTATAAAGACAAGATGTTatgtatatgttatgttttattattatactcCTAGTTATACACAGAACTTTTACACTTATATAAACACTTAACCATATCAACTGAACTGTTGTTACCATCAGGTATTTTTTcgaattttgaataaaatacaaaaagtgtaTCTGTTTGTGCAGTTTATTTTAAGGCATCTTACAAAATTGTTAGTCGTACAATGCTGGTATTCAAAATGCATCTTGgagaatatttttcaacttggtattgttgaatttaaagaaaacttacaaTGTTTCtacaccaaaaatataaaaaaaaagctaGAGAAAGGTcaacaataataaatgaatatgaataaatttcatGATAAAATGGATCTGGTGTTAAAAACTAGAAAACTTTCActgtaatgtttaaaatgttcattaaatgttcaccaatgtaaaaatgttcactaagttgaaaatatttactctAAAGCTTTATGGATACAgccagtcattgaaattagactttcggaagaacaagcccgaatttttgtactattgcatggaatcatatttttgaacaagccctgctatataaaattcagaatttgagcaagcccggaagacattttaccaatgcagggcttgcgggcttgtgctaattacGACTACTGTACAGCCCGTGATTAAGACAGAATAAAAATAACTGAGAAACATATTAAATCCTACTTGTACATATAGTTCATCATTATCTTATTAATGTccagataaaacaaaatcaggaaaagttttgtaataaaacacaaataatagggaataaaaaaaaatctaaatacaGAGAAAATGTctatataaattgtgtttattgttacTTTGTACAAATTACTTTCAGCCGGAAAAGGTGAATCAAACTCACCAACTTGATGATAAATAAGATTTAAAGGTACTTGTTCATTTTTCATTCGAGCAGTCATCAAAAAAGTTGATTTGGTGTGAAATATGAACTTAACACTTGTTACAATGCTAAAACATCATCTTCAATTTGcttatattaattcataaatgtgacagaaaaagttgttgttttttgctaaAAAGCATTAGAAAAACTATGGTATTGAAAATTG is from Mya arenaria isolate MELC-2E11 chromosome 9, ASM2691426v1 and encodes:
- the LOC128246556 gene encoding ninjurin-B-like; the protein is MASAHFLAGNSNIQDRENPCKNLPSAGNMAHQMQNWPTAAKTDQNGQQVSNLRSLTYNRSQSLGSLSGNGSEHFQNVNQRECSCGGSQSGSPCTGNCRYSHGFQTTAEQHEEMTSNVKEPQQNGDKKTRSQPNEVPKEKKEKKSITTKTFAHGMMDVSLLTSNATQLRAVLSNPDHDFYRFLLILIGLSITLQIISGVLLVVSDFYKTQVKEKDRQNQRKRKTLSFISLTMVMIVTALNILISAFYTPDVHGTNHHRHAHPQTPSEPIFSQSSYAGSEPTSHTEL